AGCAGTGGTCGGACGAGGTGGCGCACACCCGGCTGGAAGAGTTCATCGGCGGCGCGGACTAGCGTCGCTCGCAGCACCGTATCGCTTCCCGGCGCATCATGATCGCCATTTCCCGAACCGGTCGCCTGCTGAGGCGACTGGTGCGCCTGTCCACCCGCCGCCCCACGGTGACGGTGGCGCTGTCGCTGCTCCTCGCGGCGGCCGCGATCCTGTACACCATGCACGCGCTCACCTTCAAGACCTCGACGCGCGCGCTCCTGCCCCAGAACGCGGGTTACGTGCAGCGCTACGGGGAGTACGCGGCCGAGTTCGGCGAGCTCGAAGACATCGTGGTGGTCGTGGAGGCCGGGTCCTTCGAGGGCGCCCGCGCCTACGCGGCGCGGCTGACCGAGGAGCTCCGGCAGAGCCCGGTGAAGTTCCATCGCATCGCCTACCGCATCGACCCCAAGCGGTTCGAGGGCCGGCAGCTCCTCTACCTGCCCACCGACGAGCTCCGCGAGATCCGCGACAAGATCTTCGACCACCAGGAGTTCATGGAGAGCTTCGCGGGCGATCCGAGCCTGGCCCGCCTGCTGGAGGGCGTGAACACCCAGATGGCGGCCGCCTTCGTGTCGAACCTCTTCGACATCGGGCTGCAAGACAAGGACCTGCCGGTGGACACGCGCTTCCTGCGCGTGCTCCTCGATCAGATGGCCTCCCGCCTCGAGCACCCCGGCCCCTACCGCTCCCCGTGGGGCACCCTCTTCTCCTTCGGAGAGGACCCGCCCGACGACGCCGGCTACTTCCTCTCCGACGACAAGAGCCTGCTGTTCATCCTGGTGGAGACGCCGCCCAGCGAGAAGGGCAGCTTCACCGGCGACCAGGTGGCGATCGAGACGATCCGCGGCGCCATCGCCAAGCTCCGTCCGTCGTTCCCGAACGTGCAGGCGGGCGTGACCGGCCCGCCCGCCCTGTCCAACGACGAGATGACCACCGCCTTTCACGACAGCGGCATTTCCGACGTGCTCGCCTTCGCGCTGACCCTGGTGGTGATGACGCTGGCCTTCATGCGGGTGGGCAAGCCGGTGCTGCTGCTGGGCGTACTGGCGGTGACGCTGGCCTGGTCGATGGGCGTGGTCACCCTGGTGGTCGGCCATCTCACCCTGTTCTCGGTGATGTTCATCTCGATCGTGGTCGGCATCGGCATCGACTACGGGATCTACTACCTGTTCCGCTACGAGGAGGAGATCTTCCTCGGCCGCAACCTGCGCGAGGCCCTCGAGCTGACCGCGGCCCGCACCGGTCCCGGCATGCTCATCGGCGCGCTGACCGCGGCCGGCACCTTCTTCGTGCTGATGCTCACCGATTTCCGGGGCATCCAGGAGCTGGGTCTCATCGCGGGCCTCGCCATCCTGATCGCCTGGGTCGGGATGATGACGATGTTCCCGGCCGTCCTCATGCTGGTGGACCGCCACTACGCGGATCGCCCGCGGCAGCGTCGGCCGCGCGCCCACCAGCTCGAGCGCATCCGGGTGCCGCTGCTCGACCGGCTCGTGACCTTCCCCCGCACCGTCCTGATCGGGGCCGGGATCGCCACCGCGCTGTCCATCTGGGCCGTCCCGCGCGCCGGGTTCGACTACAACGTGCTGAACCTCCAGGCCAAGGGCACCGAGTCGGTGGCGTGGGAGCGGCGCATCCTGGCCGGGACCGGCCGCTCCGGGTCCAACGGCTTGTCTTCCGCCACCACGCTGGACGAGCTGCGCCGGAAACAGGCCGCCTTCGGGAAGCTGCCGTCGGTCGCCGACGTGGATTCGGTCCTGCGGGTCATCCCCGACGATCAGGCCGAGAAGATCTCGCTGATCAAGAGCTTCGCCCCGCTGGTCGCCCCCATCCGGGTGGGCCGCTCGAGTCCGGTGGAGCTGGAGCGGCTGAAGAAGGCCCTCAGCGACATCCGGCGCCGCTTCGACGTGGTGGCCGCGGAGGCGGGCAGCAAGCTACCGCCCGAGGTGCGGGTCGTCCGGGAGAAGACGGCGGCGGTGATCCGCCTGCTCGAGAAGGGCAACCGCGACTCCTCGGAGGCCGCGCTGAACTACCTGCAGGCCCAGCTCTACCGCGACTTCGTCAACAAGTTCTACGGGCTGCAGCGGAACCTGAACCCGAGCACGATCACCATCAAGGACGTGCCGGACGAGCTCCGCCGGAAGTTCATCGGCGAGAACGGGAAGTTCCTCATCCAGATCCACCCGAAGGTCGACATCTGGGAGAAGGCGGGCGCCGCCGAGTTCGTGCGCGAGATCCGCACGGTGGATCCCGACGTGACGGGGCCGCCCGTCATCACCTACGAGGCGACCGTGCTGATGGAGCGCGCCTACCTGACCGGCACCCTGTACGCGTTCGTGCTGGTGGGGGGACTGAGCGTGCTGATGATCCGGCGCCTGCGCGAGAGCGCGCTGGCCCTCATCCCGATGGCGCTGGCCCTGCTGTGGACGATCGGGCTCATGCAGGTCTCCGGCATCAAGTTCAACCTCGCCAACATCTGGGGTCTGCCCCTGATCATCGGCACCGCGGCCGAGTTCGGCTTGAACGTGATCGTCAGCCACCTCGAGGTGCGCTCGCTCAACGGCCCGCTCATCGCACGCAGCGCGGTGATGGGCGTGCTGCTCAACGGGATCACCACGATGGTGGGCTTCGGCAGCCTCATGATCGCCTCGCACCAGGGCATCTTCAGCCTGGGCCTGCTGCTCACCCTCGGCTCGTTCTGCGGGATGGTGGCGGCGCTCGTGGTGCTGCCGGTGATCTTGCAGCTGCTCCGGGCCAAACCGGCCGAGAACGTGGTGCAGCTGGAGAAGTCGTCCGCGGCGTAGTTCGCGTCGCACCCCTCGCCCTTCACCACCCCTCACCCTTGACCACCCCTCACCCTTCACCACCCCTCACCCTTCCCTCTCCCCGGGGGGCAGAGGGCACTGCCCTTTTAGAGAGCGGCGGGGGCGGCGGCGATCTTCTCGAGGTCGGCGCGGGTGTAGGAGCCGAGGCTGCGGTAGTCGAGCTGGGTGTAGTTCTTGATCCACTGCAGCGCGATCTTCACCGCCTTCCGGTAGCGCGCTTCGGTCTCCGCGTCGCGGGTCTTCAGCAGCCGCAGGATGTCGTCGCACTCCTCCTGCAGCAGCCGCTTCACGAGAGCCGCGTCGTGCGTGACCGGAGTGCCGTCGGTGGTTCTCGCCGCGTGACGAATGCGTTGCGCGATCTGCGCGACCGACATGCGCCCGGTGGCGAGATCCTCCATGAGCGCCGGGTGCACGCCGGGCTTGCCGGCCAGGCTGTCGATGCCCTTGGCGCCGCGGCCCTGCAGCCATCCCTCCACGTACTCGATCAGCATGCGCGCGTTGCGCCGCGTGCCCTCCACCGTGATCGGGCCGACCGGCACCTCGATGCGCACCGGATAGGTGTCGGGGTTCAGCATCTCGGGCCGGGGCTTCCAGGTGCCGGAGCCGTGCACGCGCTTGAAAGGCTCGGCCGCGGCCTTCATGTGGAAGATGTGGGCGACCCACGCGCGGATGAACCCCTGCTCGGCCTCCCAGACCTTGTCGTTGCGGATCGATTCCGCGGCGACCCGGTTCACCTCGGGGTCCGGATTTGGCAGCGCGGTGGCCATGCCCCCGATGGGCACGGCGCCGCGCTTGAGACACACCGCGACCAGGCGCCGGAAGATGTTGGCCAGGAACGGGGTGGTCTTGATGTCCACCCCGAAGCGGTCCGGCCACACCGCCTTGGGATCGGCCATCACGAACTCGAAGATGCTGGCCTTGAGATCCCAGCGCGCCGCGTTCAGACCCGCCGCATACGGTCCGAGGGCGTGCAGCATCTCCTCCATCTCGTACACCGCGGGCAGCGCCTCCACCAGCGGGATGGCCCGGATGGTGGCGTCCTTCAGGAACGGCAGCAGCGCGCGGCTGTGATCGAAGAGGTCGCGGTACCAGGCGCACTCCTCGGCTCCGTCCACCTTCGGCAGGTAGAAGTAGATGCCCTGCCCGCGCGTGGCCTGGGCGCGGCCCGGATAGAAGAGGGTCAGCGCGGTGCCCAGGATGGCCGCGGAGACCGGGCGGCCGTCGATGGTGACGTCGGGCTCGTCCAGGTGCAGCCCGCGCTCGCGATGCATGAAGAACGGCAGCTCGCCCGGGGCGATCCGGTACTCGCGCTTGCGCTCGGTGTCGACGTGCTGCAGCTCGTGGTTGACCGCGGCGAGTCGGTTGTGGCAGGCGCGCACCGTGTCGACGAGCCGGTGGCCCGCGGAGTCCTCGTCATCGTCCAGGTCGCCCTCGGCCCGCTCGCCCTCGGGCCCCGGGTTCAGGGCGTTGATGAACATGCTGGTGATCGAGCACGGCCCCGAGATCTCGATGCCCGGCGTGGCCAGGTCCTTGGGGACCGGCGGCACCTTCCAGTCCCCGGTCGTCGCGGCGCTCGGCGGAGGCGTCGTGGGCAGCCGTCCGTGCGTGAGGGCCTGGGCGAGGCGCTCGTCGCGGCGGGCGCGCAGGGCGACCCCGCGGGGGCCCAATTCATCGTGCAGGCGCAGCAGGTACTCCTGGAACTCGGGGGTGAAGAGAGCGGCCGCGCCCTCCACGGGCGCGAACTGCATCCGCTGGGCGGTGGAGGCTCCGGGGTTCGCCGGCATCGGCATCGCTCCGTTCTGTTCGGGTGGGGGGGCCTCAGGCGATCATGAGCCGAGGCGCTCGATCTGGACCAGGTTGGAATGCAGCGCGGGCCCGCCACCCATGTCGGCGGTGCGGTCGTCGGTGAGCGCGTTCACCCCGCGGCCGCCGGGCTGGTGCTTGCTCCACCAGATCCCCTCCACCACCGCGACGCCCGGCCGGGTGTCCTCGGTCAGCTCGGCGACGAACCTGGCCTGGCCGCGCGCGCTGCGCACCAGCACCGCGTCGCCCTCGCCGATCGAGCGCGCGGCCGCGTCGGCGGGATGCAGCAGCACCGCGGGCCCGCGCTGGCGGCGCCGCGCGCGCTCCGACTCGCTGAACGACGAGTTCAGGAAGAAGCGGTTGGGCGGCACGATGCACTGGAGCGGATAGCGCCGCACCAGCTCCGCGTGCTCGGGCCCCTCCACCAGCGGCACGTAGGTGGGCAGCGCGGGATGCCCGCGTCGCGCCAGCGTCTCCGACACGAACTCGATCCGGCCCGACGGAGTCGGCGCCCCGTCCGCGAACGGCCGGTAGGGCCGGCCCACCGAGAGCCGCACCGAATGCTCGCGCTCGAGCCGCTCCAGCGTGATGCCGGCGACCGACGCGTCGCCCGAGGCGAGCATCTCGCGGATGAGGTCGTCCTCGCCCTTCGCGAAATGCGCATCGCGCAGGCCCATGGCCCGCGCGAGCAGCCGCGTCACCGTCCAGTTCGAGCGCGACTCGCCCCGGGGGGCGATCACCGGACGGGCCAGCTGCAGGTAGAAGTGCCCGTACGACTTGTAGAGATCGGTGTGCTCCATCGAGGTGGTCGCGGGCAGCACGAGGTCGGCGTAGTCGGTGGTGTCGGTCAGATGTTGCTCGTGCACCACCGTGAACAGGTCCTCGCGCCGCAGTCCCTGCAGCACCAGCTCCTGATTCGGCACCACCGTGGCCGGGTTGGCGTTGTAGACGTAGAGCGCCTTCACCGGCGGAGCCAGGTCGGGATCGGTCAAGGCGCGTCCGAGCTGGATCATGTTGATCGCGCGCGGAGCGGGGCGCGGCATCAGGTCCGGCCGCTCGAGGACCGAGTGCCGGAAGCCGAACGCGCTGGTGGATGAGAGGAGGGCGCCGCCCGCCGGATGGGCGTAGGCCCCGGTGAGCGCGGGCAGGCACGCGATGGTCCGGCAGGTCATGCCCCCGTTGTCGTGGCGGGAGAGTCCGATGCCGACCCGGATGAAGGCGGCCGCGGTCGAGCCGTAGCGGCGCGCGAACGCGACGATGTCGGGGGCGGCGAGGCCGGTGAGGGCGGCCACGCGATCGGGATCGTACGCCTTCACGTGGTGGGCGAGCGCGGTGAACCCGAGCGTCGCGCGCTGGAGGTAGTCGTGGTCGACCAGGTCCTCGCCGATGAGCACGTGCATCACGCCCAGGGCGAGGGCGCCGTCGGTGCCCGGCCGCGGCATCAGGTGCCAGTCGGCCTGACGGGCGGTGCGGGTGCGGTACGGATCGATGCAGACGATGCGCGCGCCGCGCCGGCGCGCCTCCTTGACCAGGCTCATCGCGTTGATGTGCGTGTGCGAGGCGTTGATCCCCCACAGCACCACCAGGTCGGCGTCCACCATCTGCTCGGAGTCGCTGCCGGTCACGGTGCCGAGGGTGGCCATCCAGCCCGCGTAGGCGGTGCTCACGCAGATGGTGCGCTCGAGGCGCGAGGCGCCGAGCGCGTGGAACAGCGGGTGCCCCGCCGAGTACTGCAGGAGCCCCAGCGTGCCTCCGTACGAGAAGGGCAGGATCGCCGGGGCGCCCCACTGCGCGATGATCCGCTGCCAGTGGTGGGCGATCAGGTCGACCGCGTCGTCCCAGCCGATGGGCGCGAAGCGGCCCTCGCCCTTGGCCCCCACCCGGCGCAGCGGGGTCAGGACCCGCGTGGGGCCGTAGACGCGGTCGGCGTAGTCGTGCACCTTGCCGCAGATGACCCCGCGGGTGAACGGATGGCGCGGGTCGCCGGTCACGTCGGTGATGCGCCCGGCTTCCACCGTGACCTCCAGCGCGCACTGCGACGGACAGTCGTGTGGACAGACCGACGAACGGGTCGCTCGCATGAGTCGCTAGAGTAGCATGCCGCGCCGCGCGTGGAGGCGCGCTACTATTGGCCATGCTCGAGGGGGCCGCGCCGCAGGGGACCGAGCGCCGCGGCGTCGCGCGCTGGTCTCCGCTCCGCCGTCCCGAGGCCCGCCGCCTCGCGGGCCTGTTCGCGATCGTCTACTTCTCGCAGGGCATGATCTACCTGCCGGATCAGGTCGTCGCCATCGTGTTCAAGGAGCGTGGCCTCACCGCGGGGCAGCTCGCCGCCTTCGCGTGGATCATCACGATTCCCTGGTTCATCAAGCCGCTCTACGGCCTGCTCTCGGACTTCGTGCCGCTCTTCGGCACGCGGCGGCGCAGCTACTTCCTGATCATGTCGTCGATGGCGGCGCTCAGCGCGGTGGCGGTGAGCCTGATGGCCGAAGCGCCCTACGCGGCGCTCGCGCTCGTGATCACGCTGCTCTGGCTCGGCGTCGGCTTCACCGACGTCCTCACCGACGCCTTGATGGTGGAGCACGGCAAGCCGCTCGGCCTGACCGGCGTCTTCCAGTCCGTGCAGTGGGGCGCCCTCGGGGCCGCCTCGATCCTCTCCGGGCTGGTCGGCGGCTACCTGGCCGAGCGCCGCGCGTTCGCGGCCGCCTTCGCGCTGGTCGCGTGCTTTCCGGTGGTGTCGTTCCTCATGGCCGCCCTCGTGGTGCGCGAGCCGCCCGCCCGGCCGAATCTCGAGGGATTCGGCGAGACCTGGGCGTCGATCCGCCGCGCGCTCGGTCACCGAGAACTGTGGGCGGTGGCCGCCTTCATCTTCTTCTGGGCCTTCAGCCCCTCGTTCGGCCCCGCGTTCTTCTATTACGAGACCGACACCCTCGGCTTCTCGCAGACCTTCATCGGCGTGCTCTCCTCGCTGGGCGCCGCCGCCAGCATCGTGGGCGCGTGGGTCTACGCCCGCCTCGGCCGCGCGTTCTCGCTGAAGCGACTGATCGTGTGGTCGATCGGCGTCGGCGCGGTGAGCACGCTCGCCTATCTCCTCTA
This region of Candidatus Methylomirabilota bacterium genomic DNA includes:
- a CDS encoding MMPL family transporter; this encodes MRLSTRRPTVTVALSLLLAAAAILYTMHALTFKTSTRALLPQNAGYVQRYGEYAAEFGELEDIVVVVEAGSFEGARAYAARLTEELRQSPVKFHRIAYRIDPKRFEGRQLLYLPTDELREIRDKIFDHQEFMESFAGDPSLARLLEGVNTQMAAAFVSNLFDIGLQDKDLPVDTRFLRVLLDQMASRLEHPGPYRSPWGTLFSFGEDPPDDAGYFLSDDKSLLFILVETPPSEKGSFTGDQVAIETIRGAIAKLRPSFPNVQAGVTGPPALSNDEMTTAFHDSGISDVLAFALTLVVMTLAFMRVGKPVLLLGVLAVTLAWSMGVVTLVVGHLTLFSVMFISIVVGIGIDYGIYYLFRYEEEIFLGRNLREALELTAARTGPGMLIGALTAAGTFFVLMLTDFRGIQELGLIAGLAILIAWVGMMTMFPAVLMLVDRHYADRPRQRRPRAHQLERIRVPLLDRLVTFPRTVLIGAGIATALSIWAVPRAGFDYNVLNLQAKGTESVAWERRILAGTGRSGSNGLSSATTLDELRRKQAAFGKLPSVADVDSVLRVIPDDQAEKISLIKSFAPLVAPIRVGRSSPVELERLKKALSDIRRRFDVVAAEAGSKLPPEVRVVREKTAAVIRLLEKGNRDSSEAALNYLQAQLYRDFVNKFYGLQRNLNPSTITIKDVPDELRRKFIGENGKFLIQIHPKVDIWEKAGAAEFVREIRTVDPDVTGPPVITYEATVLMERAYLTGTLYAFVLVGGLSVLMIRRLRESALALIPMALALLWTIGLMQVSGIKFNLANIWGLPLIIGTAAEFGLNVIVSHLEVRSLNGPLIARSAVMGVLLNGITTMVGFGSLMIASHQGIFSLGLLLTLGSFCGMVAALVVLPVILQLLRAKPAENVVQLEKSSAA
- a CDS encoding molybdopterin oxidoreductase family protein, with the protein product MRATRSSVCPHDCPSQCALEVTVEAGRITDVTGDPRHPFTRGVICGKVHDYADRVYGPTRVLTPLRRVGAKGEGRFAPIGWDDAVDLIAHHWQRIIAQWGAPAILPFSYGGTLGLLQYSAGHPLFHALGASRLERTICVSTAYAGWMATLGTVTGSDSEQMVDADLVVLWGINASHTHINAMSLVKEARRRGARIVCIDPYRTRTARQADWHLMPRPGTDGALALGVMHVLIGEDLVDHDYLQRATLGFTALAHHVKAYDPDRVAALTGLAAPDIVAFARRYGSTAAAFIRVGIGLSRHDNGGMTCRTIACLPALTGAYAHPAGGALLSSTSAFGFRHSVLERPDLMPRPAPRAINMIQLGRALTDPDLAPPVKALYVYNANPATVVPNQELVLQGLRREDLFTVVHEQHLTDTTDYADLVLPATTSMEHTDLYKSYGHFYLQLARPVIAPRGESRSNWTVTRLLARAMGLRDAHFAKGEDDLIREMLASGDASVAGITLERLEREHSVRLSVGRPYRPFADGAPTPSGRIEFVSETLARRGHPALPTYVPLVEGPEHAELVRRYPLQCIVPPNRFFLNSSFSESERARRRQRGPAVLLHPADAAARSIGEGDAVLVRSARGQARFVAELTEDTRPGVAVVEGIWWSKHQPGGRGVNALTDDRTADMGGGPALHSNLVQIERLGS
- a CDS encoding MFS transporter is translated as MLEGAAPQGTERRGVARWSPLRRPEARRLAGLFAIVYFSQGMIYLPDQVVAIVFKERGLTAGQLAAFAWIITIPWFIKPLYGLLSDFVPLFGTRRRSYFLIMSSMAALSAVAVSLMAEAPYAALALVITLLWLGVGFTDVLTDALMVEHGKPLGLTGVFQSVQWGALGAASILSGLVGGYLAERRAFAAAFALVACFPVVSFLMAALVVREPPARPNLEGFGETWASIRRALGHRELWAVAAFIFFWAFSPSFGPAFFYYETDTLGFSQTFIGVLSSLGAAASIVGAWVYARLGRAFSLKRLIVWSIGVGAVSTLAYLLYRGRVSAVIITLVFGAVAMTTQLAFLDLAAKACPRHAEATFFALLMSIYNFGTRSAEWAGANLYDRVGYTPLVLISTVFTAAAWILVPLVPIDDIEAAAREPGD